The Triticum aestivum cultivar Chinese Spring chromosome 7B, IWGSC CS RefSeq v2.1, whole genome shotgun sequence genome window below encodes:
- the LOC123162613 gene encoding anthocyanidin 5,3-O-glucosyltransferase, with the protein MATARRVVLIPGQSISHLTPMMEFAAVCLRRGLAVTVAVPDPTLTSPAFRSTIGRYASRLPSLSVHSLPLPPAHHHSVDAAHPFIRMQAAFRSQAPGLRDLLRSLPAVHALVADMFAACLLDVAAEVGVPGHLFYCTGAANLSVFLELPSFCSGSGGNVKDLGDAPVSFPGVPTMPASHLVDAVLDSGTDLYAAVLDVFGRMAAARGILVNTFEALEGSAVAAIRDGRCLRGPAAPRVYCVGPLIAEGDAEEEEERHPCLRWLDAQPEGSVVYICFGSRCTASLEQIREMSKGLEMSAHRFLWVLRAPPAFAAAAGEPDATLSLLPEGFLARTAGRGLVVTASWVPQMDVLRHASTGTFITHCGWNSTLEAAATGVPMVCWPLEAEQWMNKVYIVEEMKVGVAVKGYNKPGVLVTAENVDATVRQIMDMESEGRRAVVERAMAVKESAAAAWKEGGSSCAAFAEFVKQME; encoded by the coding sequence ATGGCGACGGCGAGGAGGGTGGTCCTCATCCCCGGCCAGAGCATAAGCCACCTCACGCCTATGATGGAGTTCGCCGCGGTCTGTCTCCGTCGTGGCCTTGCCGTCACCGTCGCCGTCCCGGACCCAACCCTTACCTCCCCGGCTTTCCGCTCCACCATCGGCCGGTACGCCTCCCGGCTCCCCTCCCTCTCCGTccactccctccctctccctcccgcccaccaccactccgtcgacGCCGCGCACCCGTTCATCCGCATGCAGGCCGCCTTCCGCTCCCAGGCGCCCGGCCTGCGAGACTTGCTCCGCAGCCTCCCCGCAGTCCACGCGCTCGTGGCCGACATGTTCGCCGCTTGCCTCCTCGACGTCGCCGCGGAGGTCGGCGTCCCAGGGCACCTCTTCTACTGCACAGGCGCCGCCAACCTTAGTGTCTTCCTCGAGCTGCCTTCATTTTGCTCCGGGAGCGGCGGAAACGTGAAAGATCTCGGCGACGCGCCCGTGTCGTTCCCCGGCGTGCCCACGATGCCGGCGTCTCACTTGGTCGACGCGGTGCTCGACAGCGGTACGGACCTGTACGCGGCCGTGCTGGACGTATTCGGTCGGATGGCGGCAGCGCGCGGCATTCTGGTGAACACCTTCGAGGCGCTGGAGGGCTCGGCGGTGGCGGCGATTAGAGACGGGCGCTGCCTCCGCGGCCCTGCCGCCCCGCGGGTCTACTGCGTAGGCCCGTTGATCGCGGAGGGCgacgcagaggaggaggaggagaggcacccATGCCTCCGGTGGCTGGACGCGCAGCCCGAGGGCAGCGTCGTGTACATCTGCTTCGGCAGCCGGTGCACGGCCTCGCTGGAGCAGATCAGGGAGATGTCCAAGGGGCTCGAGATGTCCGCGCACAGGTTCTTGTGGGTGCTGCGTGCGCCTCCTGCCTtcgccgcagccgcgggcgagcCGGATGCGACGTTGTCTCTCCTCCCCGAGGGGTTCTTGGCCCGGACGGCGGGTAGGGGCCTCGTGGTGACCGCGTCCTGGGTGCCACAGATGGACGTGTTGCGTCACGCGTCCACTGGTACCTTCATAACGCACTGTGGGTGGAACTCGACGCTGGAGGCAGCGGCCACCGGCGTGCCGATGGTGTGCTGGCCTCTGGAAGCCGAGCAGTGGATGAACAAGGTGTACATTGTCGAGGAGATGAAGGTTGGCGTGGCGGTGAAAGGGTATAACAAACCCGGGGTGCTTGTCACGGCCGAGAACGTCGATGCCACGGTTAGGCAGATCATGGACATGGAGTCGGAAGGTCGGCGAGCGGTCGTTGAACGGGCCATGGCGGTGAAGGAGAGCGCCGCGGCGGCGTGGAAGGAAGGTGGCTCGTCGTGTGCCGCGTTCGCCGAGTTCGTGAAGCAGATGGAGTAA
- the LOC123156993 gene encoding probable gamma-aminobutyrate transaminase 3, mitochondrial isoform X2: MMIARGCLLRSKAESIVKHVASGGSWHGLHSFSEASARGFSSEPSLQAHSTEEIGFKGHGMLAPFTAGWQSTDVHPLVIDRSEGAYVYDINGKKYIDALAGLWCTALGGSEPRLVKAATEQLNKLPFYHSFWNRTTKPSLDLANDVLSMFTAREMGKVFFANSGSEANDSQVKLVWYYNNAMGRPDKKKFIARSKSYHGSTLISASLSGLPALHQKFDLPAPFVLHTDCPHYWRFHLPDETEEEFSTRLANNLENLILKEGPETIAAFIAEPVMGAGGVILPPKTYFEKIQAVLKKYDVLLIADEVITAFGRLGTMFGCDMYNIQPDLVSIAKALSSAYMPIAAILVSPEIADVVHSQSSKLGSFAHGFTYSGHPVACAVAIEALKIYKERNITEHVNTIATRFQEGIKAFSGSPIIGEIRGLGLILGTEFADNKSPNDPFPAEWGVGSIFGAECEKRGMLIRVAGDNIMLSPPLIMTPDEVEEIVSKYGGALKATEERIEELKSAKR, translated from the exons ATGATGATTGCCCGCGGCTGCCTCCTCAGATCCAAG GCTGAGAGCATAGTGAAACATGTAGCCAGCGGTGGAAGCTGGCATGGGTTGCATAGTTTTTCAGAGGCATCAGCCAGGGGTTTCAGCTCTGAACCGTCTCTTCAGGCCCACTCGACGGAAGAAATCGG GTTCAAGGGGCATGGCATGCTGGCTCCATTCACAGCTGGCTGGCAGAGCACCGATGTGCATCCCCTGGTTATTGATAGATCTGAG GGTGCATATGTCTATGATATCAATGGGAAAAAGTATATAGATGCTCTTGCAGGACTCTGGTGTACAGCTCTAG GTGGTAGCGAACCTCGACTAGTCAAAGCTGCAACAGAACAATTAAACAAATTACCCTTCTATCATTCCTTCTGGAACCGTACTACCAAACCCTCATTG GATCTTGCAAATGACGTTCTCAGCATGTTTACTGCAAGGGAAATGGGAAAGGTATTCTTCGCAAATAGTGGTTCAGAAGCAAATGACTCACAG GTGAAACTAGTGTGGTATTATAACAATGCAATGGGGAGACCAGACAAGAAGAAATTTATTGCACGCTCAAAATC ATATCATGGTTCAACATTAATATCAGCTAGTTTATCCGG TCTTCCTGCTCTTCATCAAAAGTTTGATCTACCGGCACCTTTTGTTCTGCACACGGACTGTCCACACTACTGGCGCTTCCACCTTCCTG ATGAAACAGAAGAAGAATTTTCTACTAGACTTGCAAACAACTTGGAGAATCTTATCCTAAAAGAAGGACCAGAAACA ATTGCTGCTTTCATTGCTGAACCTGTGATGGGTGCCGGTGGTGTCATCCTTCCTCCAAAGACTTATTTTGAGAAG ATTCAAGCAGTACTCAAGAAGTACGACGTCTTGTTAATAGCAGATGAG GTCATTACTGCATTTGGGAGATTGGGAACCATGTTTGGATGTGATATGTATAATATTCAACCAGATCTCGTCTCCATAGCAAAG GCTCTTTCTTCGGCCTACATGCCAATTGCAGCTATTCTTGTTAGCCCAGAAATAGCAGATGTAGTTCATTCGCAGAGCAGTAAACTTG GTTCTTTTGCTCATGGCTTTACATACTCCGGGCATCCAGTTGCCTGTGCTGTTGCCATAGAAGCTCTGAAGATCTACAA GGAAAGGAATATTACCGAACATGTCAACACAATTGCCACAAGGTTCCAAGAAGGAATCAAGGCCTTCTCAGGCAGTCCGATCATCGGAGAG ATACGTGGCCTGGGATTGATACTTGGAACTGAATTTGCCGACAACAAGTCGCCAAATGATCCATTCCCTGCAGAATGGG GGGTTGGTTCAATATTTGGTGCCGAGTGTGAGAAGCGTGGGATGCTTATCAGGGTCGCTGGGGATAACATCATGCTATCACCTCCACTAATAATGACTCCCGATGAAGTTGAAGAA ATTGTGAGCAAATATGGCGGCGCCCTAAAGGCCACAGAGGAAAGAATTGAGGAGCTTAAATCAGCCAAGAGGTGA
- the LOC123156993 gene encoding probable gamma-aminobutyrate transaminase 3, mitochondrial isoform X1: MGCIVFQRHQPGVSALNRLFRPTRRKKSGSRGMACWLHSQLAGRAPMCIPWLLIDLRFWALPLFNVHLSINCSDCNLKVLSYTLQLILQGAYVYDINGKKYIDALAGLWCTALGGSEPRLVKAATEQLNKLPFYHSFWNRTTKPSLDLANDVLSMFTAREMGKVFFANSGSEANDSQVKLVWYYNNAMGRPDKKKFIARSKSYHGSTLISASLSGLPALHQKFDLPAPFVLHTDCPHYWRFHLPDETEEEFSTRLANNLENLILKEGPETIAAFIAEPVMGAGGVILPPKTYFEKIQAVLKKYDVLLIADEVITAFGRLGTMFGCDMYNIQPDLVSIAKALSSAYMPIAAILVSPEIADVVHSQSSKLGSFAHGFTYSGHPVACAVAIEALKIYKERNITEHVNTIATRFQEGIKAFSGSPIIGEIRGLGLILGTEFADNKSPNDPFPAEWGVGSIFGAECEKRGMLIRVAGDNIMLSPPLIMTPDEVEEIVSKYGGALKATEERIEELKSAKR, encoded by the exons ATGGGTTGCATAGTTTTTCAGAGGCATCAGCCAGGGGTTTCAGCTCTGAACCGTCTCTTCAGGCCCACTCGACGGAAGAAATCGG GTTCAAGGGGCATGGCATGCTGGCTCCATTCACAGCTGGCTGGCAGAGCACCGATGTGCATCCCCTGGTTATTGATAGATCTGAGGTTCTGGGCCCTGCCATTGTTTAATGTTCACTTGTCTATAAATTGCAGTGATTGTAACTTGAAAGTTCTATCTTACACTCTGCAACTCATATTACAGGGTGCATATGTCTATGATATCAATGGGAAAAAGTATATAGATGCTCTTGCAGGACTCTGGTGTACAGCTCTAG GTGGTAGCGAACCTCGACTAGTCAAAGCTGCAACAGAACAATTAAACAAATTACCCTTCTATCATTCCTTCTGGAACCGTACTACCAAACCCTCATTG GATCTTGCAAATGACGTTCTCAGCATGTTTACTGCAAGGGAAATGGGAAAGGTATTCTTCGCAAATAGTGGTTCAGAAGCAAATGACTCACAG GTGAAACTAGTGTGGTATTATAACAATGCAATGGGGAGACCAGACAAGAAGAAATTTATTGCACGCTCAAAATC ATATCATGGTTCAACATTAATATCAGCTAGTTTATCCGG TCTTCCTGCTCTTCATCAAAAGTTTGATCTACCGGCACCTTTTGTTCTGCACACGGACTGTCCACACTACTGGCGCTTCCACCTTCCTG ATGAAACAGAAGAAGAATTTTCTACTAGACTTGCAAACAACTTGGAGAATCTTATCCTAAAAGAAGGACCAGAAACA ATTGCTGCTTTCATTGCTGAACCTGTGATGGGTGCCGGTGGTGTCATCCTTCCTCCAAAGACTTATTTTGAGAAG ATTCAAGCAGTACTCAAGAAGTACGACGTCTTGTTAATAGCAGATGAG GTCATTACTGCATTTGGGAGATTGGGAACCATGTTTGGATGTGATATGTATAATATTCAACCAGATCTCGTCTCCATAGCAAAG GCTCTTTCTTCGGCCTACATGCCAATTGCAGCTATTCTTGTTAGCCCAGAAATAGCAGATGTAGTTCATTCGCAGAGCAGTAAACTTG GTTCTTTTGCTCATGGCTTTACATACTCCGGGCATCCAGTTGCCTGTGCTGTTGCCATAGAAGCTCTGAAGATCTACAA GGAAAGGAATATTACCGAACATGTCAACACAATTGCCACAAGGTTCCAAGAAGGAATCAAGGCCTTCTCAGGCAGTCCGATCATCGGAGAG ATACGTGGCCTGGGATTGATACTTGGAACTGAATTTGCCGACAACAAGTCGCCAAATGATCCATTCCCTGCAGAATGGG GGGTTGGTTCAATATTTGGTGCCGAGTGTGAGAAGCGTGGGATGCTTATCAGGGTCGCTGGGGATAACATCATGCTATCACCTCCACTAATAATGACTCCCGATGAAGTTGAAGAA ATTGTGAGCAAATATGGCGGCGCCCTAAAGGCCACAGAGGAAAGAATTGAGGAGCTTAAATCAGCCAAGAGGTGA